Proteins from one Oenanthe melanoleuca isolate GR-GAL-2019-014 chromosome 1, OMel1.0, whole genome shotgun sequence genomic window:
- the RSPH1 gene encoding radial spoke head 1 homolog: MSDLGSDDADESGEAVGDIGEYEGDRNSEGQRHGFGKARLPNGDTYEGEYECGLRNGYGTYRFKNGALYTGNYLRNEKHGKGVFFYPDGSKYAGDWVHDQKQGYGEYLYANGDTYTGEWANNKRHGQGTYVYKDTGSKYVGCWVNGIQDGPAELIHLNHRFKGRFLNGKPLGHGKFTFDIGCEQHGEYKQPVQEKEEEEEEEEQPLPLEPVWKASEITKLTPWSPQDEELLGLRETAEAAVTEEDGDHPASTTGEEDEERGEEEVNQSQEDEETTDLGG; encoded by the exons ATGTCGGATCTGGGCTCCGATGATGCCGACGAGTCCGGGGAGGCCGTGGGAGATATCGGG GAGTACGAAGGCGATCGCAATTCCGAAGGGCAGCGCCATGGATTTGGGAAGGCACGGCTGCCCAATGGTGACACCTACGAAGGGGAATACGAGTGTGGTTTGAGGAATGGATAT GGGACCTACAGGTTTAAAAACGGTGCTCTCTACACCGGGAACTACCTTCGAAACGAAAAGCATGGCAAGGGTGTCTTTTTTTACCCAGATGGATCAAAGTATGCAG GAGACTGGGTGCATGACCAGAAACAAGGCTATGGAGAATATCTGTATGCAAATGGAGACACCTATACTGGAGAATGGGCTAACAACAagag GCATGGGCAAGGCACATATGTCTATAAAGACACAGGATCTAAGTATGTTGGTTGTTGGGTAAATGGAATCCAGGATGGACCAGCTGAACTTATCCACTTAAACCACAGATTTAAGGGCAGGTTTCTCAATGGAAAG CCTTTAGGTCATGGCAAATTCACCTTTGATATTGGATGTGAGCAGCATGGTGAATACAAACAACCAGTGCAG gaaaaagaggaggaggaagaggaggaggaacaaCCATTACCTCTTGAACCAGTATGGAAAGCATCAGAAATTACCAAATTAACACCTTGGTCTCCCCAAGATGAGGAGCTACTAGGCCTCAGAgaaacagcagaggcagcag TCACTGAGGAGGATGGGGATCACCCAGCAAGCACTACAggagaggaagatgaggaaagaggagaggaagaagtaAATCAAAGTCAGGAGGATGAAG AAACTACTGATTTAGGAGGATGA